The following are encoded in a window of Variovorax paradoxus genomic DNA:
- a CDS encoding response regulator has product MTRIYLIEDNPLIATTLTDGLREFSGCEVVATASTCDEAIDWLESNPDGWDAAVIDMFLAQGNGLTVANHLKERKSPAQRTVVFMNHATSEVREGALSAGVDAVFDKSLQLEDFYEFCRKLGIQTRR; this is encoded by the coding sequence ATGACCCGCATCTACCTCATAGAAGACAACCCCCTGATCGCCACCACCCTGACCGATGGACTGCGGGAATTTTCCGGATGCGAAGTCGTCGCCACCGCCAGCACCTGCGACGAAGCGATCGATTGGCTCGAATCGAACCCCGATGGCTGGGACGCTGCCGTGATCGACATGTTCCTGGCGCAAGGCAACGGCCTGACCGTTGCGAACCACCTGAAGGAACGCAAGTCACCCGCACAGCGCACGGTGGTGTTCATGAACCACGCGACCTCCGAGGTGCGCGAAGGTGCGCTGTCGGCGGGCGTCGATGCGGTGTTCGACAAGTCGCTGCAGCTCGAAGATTTCTACGAGTTCTGCCGCAAGCTCGGCATCCAGACGCGCCGCTGA
- a CDS encoding helix-turn-helix transcriptional regulator, with product MTLPAPTTSHVIGLPLSDGTPVEVMFAGDPKAHFALHWHAEWSVGAILEGRCEFVCAGAPRSAQAGESVLMPPFALHTAGVSAQGFRMVMLYVPHAWVAARRGWPVDRRGSLRQDVWRDEATVDALAQAASAANGARVGGLLDTIFRTQTTDPLVAVARTAGDARVEAVCDLLATEDACRIEPASLAERLGLSREHFHRLFRAAVGMAPAQYARLARIARAKVLLREGHGPAEVAAQCGFADQAHFSRWFRRCFGVTPGNYRAGGSPKTVA from the coding sequence ATGACGCTCCCCGCCCCGACGACCTCGCACGTGATCGGCCTGCCGTTGAGCGACGGCACGCCGGTCGAGGTGATGTTCGCGGGCGATCCCAAGGCGCACTTCGCGCTGCACTGGCATGCCGAGTGGAGCGTGGGCGCGATCCTCGAGGGCCGCTGCGAGTTCGTCTGCGCGGGCGCGCCCCGCTCGGCGCAAGCGGGCGAGTCGGTGCTGATGCCGCCGTTCGCGCTGCACACGGCCGGCGTGAGCGCCCAAGGCTTTCGCATGGTGATGCTGTACGTGCCGCACGCCTGGGTGGCGGCGCGCAGGGGCTGGCCGGTGGACCGGCGCGGGTCGCTGCGGCAGGACGTCTGGCGCGACGAAGCGACCGTCGATGCGCTCGCGCAGGCGGCGTCGGCGGCCAACGGCGCGCGGGTCGGCGGGCTGCTCGACACCATCTTCCGCACGCAGACGACCGACCCGCTCGTGGCGGTCGCACGCACAGCGGGCGATGCGCGCGTCGAGGCCGTGTGCGACCTGCTCGCGACCGAAGACGCCTGCCGCATCGAGCCCGCGTCGCTGGCCGAACGGCTCGGCCTGTCGCGCGAGCACTTCCATCGCCTGTTCCGCGCGGCGGTCGGCATGGCGCCGGCCCAGTACGCGCGGCTGGCGCGCATCGCCCGCGCCAAGGTGCTGCTGCGCGAAGGCCACGGGCCGGCCGAGGTGGCCGCGCAATGCGGCTTTGCCGACCAGGCGCATTTCTCGCGCTGGTTCCGCCGCTGCTTCGGCGTGACGCCGGGGAACTACCG
- a CDS encoding acetoacetate decarboxylase family protein, with the protein MPLSSWSSFAAPFTASGRSALVQAPPWHYAGWLVNVGFSFDAARGAALVPPDVGVATGHGCVHFADWQSCGDDGREMLDPVYAQYRETIVVLEIEPARGDTSRRCFYCPLIYVDQDISMLRGWLQGWPKKIGQTWLTRSLPLIHPAAAPMAAGSRLGASLSVKERRLVDATVKLSGEASGPLGFLAAPTIGAIGWPDLTQAGSVAVPRYLRADIIDRVETGWVQGEATLRFHEHPVEELALLGPVQTTQASAGWMGLTVRGAIAV; encoded by the coding sequence ATGCCGCTTTCTTCCTGGTCTTCTTTCGCTGCGCCCTTCACCGCTTCGGGCCGCAGCGCGCTCGTGCAGGCGCCGCCGTGGCACTACGCCGGGTGGCTGGTCAACGTGGGTTTCTCGTTCGATGCCGCACGCGGCGCGGCGCTGGTGCCGCCGGACGTCGGCGTGGCCACGGGCCACGGCTGCGTGCATTTCGCCGACTGGCAATCGTGCGGCGACGACGGACGCGAAATGCTCGACCCGGTGTATGCGCAGTACCGCGAGACCATCGTCGTGCTCGAGATCGAACCGGCGCGCGGCGATACCTCGCGCCGCTGCTTCTACTGTCCGCTCATCTACGTCGACCAGGACATCTCGATGCTGCGCGGCTGGCTGCAGGGCTGGCCCAAGAAGATCGGCCAGACCTGGCTCACGCGCAGCCTGCCGCTGATCCATCCGGCCGCCGCGCCGATGGCGGCCGGCAGCCGGCTCGGTGCGAGCCTCAGCGTGAAGGAGCGTCGACTCGTCGATGCCACGGTCAAGCTGTCGGGCGAGGCGAGCGGGCCGCTCGGCTTTCTCGCTGCACCGACGATCGGGGCCATCGGCTGGCCCGACCTGACGCAAGCCGGCAGCGTCGCCGTGCCGCGCTACCTGCGCGCCGACATCATCGACCGTGTCGAAACAGGCTGGGTGCAGGGCGAAGCCACGCTGCGTTTCCACGAGCACCCGGTCGAGGAACTCGCGCTGCTCGGCCCCGTGCAAACGACGCAGGCCAGCGCAGGCTGGATGGGCCTCACGGTGCGCGGCGCGATCGCGGTGTGA